The DNA segment CTTGGACAGGGCCACAGGCGGTGGGGGACGGCAACGTGGCAAAGGTCCCCGGCTGAGCTAAAGCCTCTGGTGGAGAAGCCCAGAGAGAAGCCCCCCCGAGTCCCCTTCGTGGCAGGGGCCACCGTCCACATCTAGGAATGCAGACCCTCTGGGCGGGGCAGGGAAGGCGGCCCCAGTGGAGCCCTTTGAGGTCAAGAGAGGGAGCCCCGGGGCTGGCACAGGAAGTAGGGgaagaggtgaggagggaggggggaggggggcagcgggagggaggtgaaggaggaggggCGAGGCCACAGCAGCCTTTCCCTCCCTGCCCGCAGGTGAAGCTGGGGCGCCCGCCGCCGTCCCCGTCCCCGGGAACGGGAACGGCTCTGAGGGCTGCAGCACGGAGAGGAGCGTCCTGTCCCAGGCGGCCACCAGCGTCTCCATCTATGTCATCTTGGCACTGGGGCTGCCGCTCAACGGCCTGGGGCTCTGGGTGTTCTGGTGCCGCCTGCGCAGGTGGACCGAGACCCGCGTCTACATGGCCAACCTGGTGGCGGCCGACTGCCTGCTGCTGCTGAGCCTGCCGGGAGTCCTGCACACGCTGGGCCAGGCGGCGGGGGCCCAGGAGGGCATCCTGTGCAGGGTCGTGCAGAGCTTCTACTACGTCAACACCTACATGAGCATATGCCTCATCACGGCCATCGCCACCGACCGCTACGCCGCCCTGCGCTTTCCGCTGCGGTCTCGCGCCTGGCGCAGCCCCCGCCAGGCCGCCCTCACCTGCCTGGCCCTCTGGCTGCTGGTGTTCGGGGCCGTGGCCCTGCCGGCGTCCTGGCTGCGTGCGGGGGAGAGCTTCTGCTTCGGCCGGGGCCGCACCCGGGGCCCCAGGACCCTGGCCTTCTCCCtgctgctcttcctcctcccgcTGCTGGTCCTCAGCTTCTGCTCCTGGCAGGTGCTCCGGCACCTGACCCGCAAGCGCGCGCGGTCACCGCCCCAGGACGCCGCCCACCTCCTCAGAGCCCTGCACGTGGTGGCGGCCAACTTGGCCACCTTCCTGCTCTGTTTCCTCCCACTGCACGTGGCCTTGCTGGCCATGCTCGTGGCCCGGTGGACAGACGCGGCCTGCCC comes from the Acinonyx jubatus isolate Ajub_Pintada_27869175 chromosome C1, VMU_Ajub_asm_v1.0, whole genome shotgun sequence genome and includes:
- the LOC106984583 gene encoding G-protein coupled receptor 35, whose amino-acid sequence is MGEAGAPAAVPVPGNGNGSEGCSTERSVLSQAATSVSIYVILALGLPLNGLGLWVFWCRLRRWTETRVYMANLVAADCLLLLSLPGVLHTLGQAAGAQEGILCRVVQSFYYVNTYMSICLITAIATDRYAALRFPLRSRAWRSPRQAALTCLALWLLVFGAVALPASWLRAGESFCFGRGRTRGPRTLAFSLLLFLLPLLVLSFCSWQVLRHLTRKRARSPPQDAAHLLRALHVVAANLATFLLCFLPLHVALLAMLVARWTDAACPTLQAVAAFVQVTSRVANANCCLDAVSYYFVAKEFQEEVGAVLSTSRPFRGRMRGAPTRDHPDRAVRAWADEDNSSGEAPCVALQCVVRGAPGPPEATPPPSAACTRSSLTAHV